The DNA window AACTCTTGTAATCTATCAGGAGCTTCTTTCACCACCATTTCCACAATTTCCTTGTTGCATAATCCATCCCCGGCCCTTAAGGTGTCCTCGATATGTTTCTCAAAACTGTCAGTAATCCTGTCTATCACCACCGCTATTCCGCCCTGTGCATATTTGGTATTGGATTCATCTTCATCCGACTTGGTCAAAACCAAAATTTCTTTCTCGGGGAATTTTTCCGCCACTTTTATTGCAAAAGATAGTCCCGCTATCCCGGAACCTATCACCAGAACGTCTGTTTCTATCATGAAGCCGATATTTCAAGCATTCTTTTTAAAGGTTTCAAGGCCTTTTGACGGATTGTTTCGTCCAGTATTATTTCAGGTTGTTCTTTTTCCAGACAAAGATAAAGTTTCTCCAACGTGTTCATCTTCATATAAAAACACTCACTGCAAGCACAAGTGTTGTCTTCAACTGCAGGAGCAGGAATAAGTTTTTTGCCCGGCACTTCTTTTTGCATTTGATGGAGAATTCCGGCCTCGGTGGCTATAATAAATTCTTCTGCCTCTGTTTCTTTTACATACTTCAACATGGCCGAAGTAGATCCTATAAAATGGGCAAGCTTCAGTACAGGTTTCTCCGACTCGGGATGTGCAACAATTTTAGCTTCGGGATGTTCTTTAATCAATGTCATCATTTTTTCCAACGAAAATGCCTCGTGTACCATACATGCCCCTTCCCACAGCACCATATCCCTGCCTGTTTCCTCAATCAAATATCGCCCAAGGTTTTTGTCCGGGGCAAATATAATGGGCTGATTTTCAGGAATCGATTGAATAATTTTTTTGGCATTCGACGAAGTGCAAATGATGTCGCTCATGGCCTTTATCTCAGCACTACAATTGATGTATGTAACCACCACGTGGTCCGGATATCTTTCCAAAAACGCCCCAAAGGCATCAGGCGGACAAGAATCTGCCAGCGAACAACCTGCATTGACATCGGGCAACAAAACCTTTCTCGTCGGATTCAAGATTTTGGCTGTTTCGGCCATGAAATGCACGCCGGCAAACACAATGATATCTGCATCGGTTTCTGCTGCCTTCTGCGACAACCCCAAACTGTCTCCCACATAATCGGCCAAATCCTGTATATCCGGTTCTTGATAATAATGCGCCAAAATCACCGCATTCTTTTCTTTCTTCAGTTGCAGGATTTTTTCTTTTAATTCTTCTTTCGACAAAAGAAATGTTGTATTCATAAATGTTTTTTGATCAACGATTCTTCAATTTCTACTTCACATTGAAACACCTCACAGAAATGCTTTAAAATAGAAGCTTTCACCTCTTCCAACGGAATCTTTTTTCCTAATTCTTTTTCCATCGAGGTTACCTGTTTATTGGTAATTCCACAAGGCACGATATAATTGAAATACTTCAAATCCGTATTGACATTCAGCGCAAATCCGTGCATTGTCAACCAACGGCTGCATCGCACACCCATGGCACATATTTTTCTCGATTTTTGTGGATTATCCACATCCAACCACACTCCGGTATATCCCGCATAGCGCTCTGCCTCGATACCAAAATCCCGCAATGTCAAAATGATCACCTCTTCCAACTCACGCAAATACCTATGAATGTCGGTATAAAATTGCTCCAGATCCAAAATAGGATACCCTACAATCTGCCCCGGACCATGAAAAGTAATGTCCCCACCACGATTGATTG is part of the Vicingaceae bacterium genome and encodes:
- the lipB gene encoding octanoyltransferase codes for the protein MREKSKNIVLCRDLGLIRYAEAWDYQERLFDASMKIKLENRHNNTDKPVPHYFLFCEHPPVVTLGKNGKLHHLLLQPDQLKNLGIEFYPINRGGDITFHGPGQIVGYPILDLEQFYTDIHRYLRELEEVIILTLRDFGIEAERYAGYTGVWLDVDNPQKSRKICAMGVRCSRWLTMHGFALNVNTDLKYFNYIVPCGITNKQVTSMEKELGKKIPLEEVKASILKHFCEVFQCEVEIEESLIKKHL
- the nadA gene encoding quinolinate synthase A, producing MNTTFLLSKEELKEKILQLKKEKNAVILAHYYQEPDIQDLADYVGDSLGLSQKAAETDADIIVFAGVHFMAETAKILNPTRKVLLPDVNAGCSLADSCPPDAFGAFLERYPDHVVVTYINCSAEIKAMSDIICTSSNAKKIIQSIPENQPIIFAPDKNLGRYLIEETGRDMVLWEGACMVHEAFSLEKMMTLIKEHPEAKIVAHPESEKPVLKLAHFIGSTSAMLKYVKETEAEEFIIATEAGILHQMQKEVPGKKLIPAPAVEDNTCACSECFYMKMNTLEKLYLCLEKEQPEIILDETIRQKALKPLKRMLEISAS